Proteins encoded together in one Chitinophaga lutea window:
- a CDS encoding SMI1/KNR4 family protein — translation MNLTAVVALIAAKHKISGIDLHPPALPGEIAAFEGTTGFKLPDDFAEFYAICNGFTCHEDIFNMKSLQDITESEGNYGNGRFFFADYMIDTDLWELRKAGTGGFEIVQNGQQEVVLTSSLLAFLERYLQGNVFDRGGLHDWRQEII, via the coding sequence ATGAATTTGACAGCGGTCGTCGCTTTAATTGCGGCTAAGCATAAGATATCCGGGATTGATCTTCATCCACCGGCTTTACCCGGTGAGATAGCGGCATTCGAGGGAACAACAGGATTTAAGCTGCCGGACGATTTTGCGGAATTTTATGCTATCTGTAACGGCTTTACCTGCCATGAAGATATATTCAACATGAAGAGCCTTCAGGACATCACCGAATCTGAGGGCAACTACGGCAACGGTCGATTCTTCTTCGCCGATTACATGATTGACACGGATTTGTGGGAATTGAGGAAAGCCGGGACAGGCGGCTTTGAAATCGTTCAAAACGGGCAACAGGAAGTTGTGCTGACGTCCTCATTGCTTGCTTTCCTGGAAAGATATCTTCAGGGAAATGTATTTGACCGCGGCGGCTTACATGATTGGCGGCAGGAAATAATATGA
- a CDS encoding glycerophosphodiester phosphodiesterase, which yields MMPVMMIAIAAHAQKVQLNNHTVPVGKPGALIGQLFNGAAPAKAAKLVEDTSGLFTIAKNGEIRLKKRASLVKEDAAYQYAITVSTAAGKEGFILVKDNFNRNKVVAHRGAWKHHEGSQNSLTSFRDAVKLGCEGSEFDVWLSSDGVPVLSHDPEIGGKKVEETPVAELKKVELKNGEVVPTFEEFIREGMKQNTTKMVLELKPSRVSKERGQQLAQACMDLIRQYKCEGWMLYISFDYDICKKVVAIDPHAKVAYLNGEKSPAELAADKIWGFDYNWKVIDKDMNIFKEARKHKVTVNIWTVNQPGQMDTYLKAGADFLTTDEPEMALEKVK from the coding sequence ATGATGCCGGTCATGATGATTGCCATCGCAGCACATGCCCAGAAAGTACAACTGAATAACCATACTGTGCCTGTGGGTAAGCCCGGGGCGCTCATAGGGCAGCTTTTCAACGGGGCTGCGCCCGCCAAAGCCGCCAAACTGGTAGAAGATACCTCCGGCTTGTTCACGATCGCCAAAAACGGCGAAATCAGACTGAAAAAGCGCGCCAGCCTTGTGAAGGAAGACGCCGCCTACCAGTACGCCATCACCGTATCCACGGCGGCGGGCAAAGAGGGGTTCATCCTCGTGAAGGACAATTTCAACCGTAACAAGGTGGTGGCCCACCGCGGCGCCTGGAAACACCACGAAGGCAGCCAGAACTCGCTCACCTCGTTCCGCGATGCCGTGAAACTGGGCTGCGAAGGCTCCGAATTCGATGTATGGCTGTCGTCAGACGGCGTGCCCGTACTCTCTCACGATCCTGAGATCGGCGGTAAAAAGGTGGAAGAAACACCGGTGGCCGAACTGAAAAAAGTGGAGCTGAAAAACGGCGAGGTGGTGCCGACCTTTGAAGAATTCATCCGCGAGGGCATGAAACAGAACACCACCAAAATGGTGCTGGAACTGAAACCTTCCCGCGTCAGCAAAGAACGCGGCCAGCAGCTCGCACAGGCCTGCATGGACCTCATCCGTCAATACAAATGCGAAGGCTGGATGCTGTACATCAGCTTCGACTATGATATCTGCAAAAAGGTAGTCGCCATCGACCCCCATGCGAAAGTGGCGTACCTGAACGGCGAGAAGTCGCCCGCAGAGCTGGCTGCCGACAAAATCTGGGGTTTCGACTACAACTGGAAGGTCATCGACAAAGACATGAATATTTTCAAGGAAGCCCGCAAACACAAGGTGACCGTGAATATCTGGACGGTGAACCAGCCCGGGCAGATGGACACTTACCTGAAAGCCGGCGCCGACTTCCTGACCACCGACGAGCCTGAAATGGCGCTTGAAAAAGTAAAATAA
- a CDS encoding APC family permease, translating to MVDATMIVAGSMIGSGIFIVSAEVARSMGSSGWMMAMWVLAGVVTLIAALSYGELSGMFPKAGGQYVYLREAYNPFVAFLFGWTQFGVIQTGTIAAVAMAFAKYVGYLAPELGENNVLLTIGAFKLSVAQLVAIASIIVLTYINTKGVKNGKIIQTVFTFTKLFSLFGLIIFGLIIGAKAEIWNANWANAWVSGSLKVADGQVITTALSTMAFFGAVAVSMKGTLFSSDAWNNVTFIAGEIKNPQKNIGRALLLGTLIVTIIYVAANLMYLAVLPFNEIAFAEQDRVGVAAAERIFGAGIGAVTIAVMIIISTFGCNNGLILSGARIYYTMAEDGLFFKKAGHLNKFNVPGYGLWVQCLWASLLCLSGKYNDLLAMVIFGVLVFYVITILGIFVLRRTRPEIPRSYKAFGYPVLPALYILVASALAILLLRYEPEYALPGLGIILLGIPLYYIALRKK from the coding sequence TTGGTCGACGCCACTATGATTGTTGCCGGGTCCATGATTGGGTCCGGTATTTTTATTGTTTCCGCGGAGGTTGCCCGCAGCATGGGATCGTCCGGGTGGATGATGGCCATGTGGGTGCTGGCCGGCGTGGTAACGCTGATCGCGGCGCTCAGTTACGGTGAGCTGTCCGGCATGTTCCCCAAAGCCGGCGGCCAGTACGTATACCTGCGCGAAGCCTATAATCCGTTCGTGGCGTTCCTTTTCGGGTGGACGCAGTTCGGTGTTATACAGACGGGCACCATCGCCGCGGTGGCCATGGCTTTCGCCAAGTACGTCGGTTACCTGGCGCCGGAGCTGGGAGAGAACAACGTACTGCTGACGATAGGAGCATTCAAACTATCGGTGGCGCAACTGGTGGCCATTGCCTCGATCATCGTGCTCACGTACATCAACACCAAAGGCGTGAAGAATGGGAAGATCATCCAGACCGTGTTTACCTTCACCAAATTATTCTCGCTGTTCGGGCTCATTATTTTCGGGCTGATCATCGGCGCCAAAGCCGAGATCTGGAACGCCAACTGGGCCAACGCCTGGGTGAGCGGCAGCCTCAAAGTGGCCGACGGGCAGGTGATTACCACCGCCCTGAGCACCATGGCCTTTTTCGGCGCCGTCGCCGTTTCCATGAAAGGCACGCTGTTTTCAAGCGATGCCTGGAACAACGTGACGTTCATTGCCGGTGAGATCAAGAATCCACAGAAGAACATCGGCCGCGCCCTGCTGCTCGGAACGCTGATCGTGACCATTATTTACGTAGCCGCCAACCTCATGTACCTCGCCGTACTGCCCTTCAACGAGATCGCGTTCGCGGAGCAGGACAGGGTAGGGGTGGCCGCCGCAGAACGTATATTCGGCGCCGGTATCGGCGCGGTGACCATCGCGGTGATGATCATCATCTCCACTTTCGGTTGCAATAACGGCCTCATTTTATCCGGCGCCCGCATTTATTATACCATGGCCGAAGACGGCCTGTTCTTCAAAAAAGCCGGTCACCTCAACAAATTCAACGTACCCGGTTACGGCCTGTGGGTACAGTGCCTATGGGCCAGCCTGCTGTGCCTGAGCGGCAAGTATAACGACCTGCTGGCCATGGTGATTTTCGGGGTGCTGGTATTTTATGTGATCACCATCCTGGGAATTTTCGTGCTGCGCAGAACCCGCCCTGAAATCCCCCGCAGCTACAAGGCCTTTGGCTACCCTGTGCTGCCCGCGCTGTACATCCTGGTGGCGTCCGCCCTGGCGATTTTGCTGCTGCGTTACGAGCCCGAATATGCCCTCCCGGGCCTCGGGATTATCCTGCTGGGCATCCCGCTGTATTACATCGCATTGAGAAAAAAATAA
- a CDS encoding OmpH family outer membrane protein has translation MYTRQFFVKNGLILAAVAGVFAACQQGNKTAAANSSDSTGASGKGATEQRLAYVDIDSLEAHYEYFKEKKAQLDKEKERAQNEISGRERQLQNELYTLQQKAPTMTQAEGQAAEASLQKKAQQHELDRQNKYAQLQTQEAQFNEDLQKRLDETIKKFNADKRYSFIFSYRAGASNILYKDDAFNITTEVIKALNEASPAKK, from the coding sequence ATGTACACTCGTCAATTTTTTGTGAAAAACGGGCTCATCCTGGCGGCGGTTGCCGGAGTATTCGCTGCCTGCCAACAGGGTAATAAAACTGCCGCAGCCAACAGCTCCGATTCTACCGGGGCCTCAGGCAAAGGCGCTACTGAACAACGGTTGGCATACGTAGATATTGACTCACTGGAAGCACACTACGAATATTTTAAAGAAAAGAAAGCGCAGCTCGACAAAGAAAAGGAGCGCGCACAGAACGAGATCAGCGGGCGTGAGCGCCAGTTGCAGAACGAACTGTACACCCTGCAGCAGAAAGCGCCGACCATGACGCAGGCGGAAGGCCAGGCCGCAGAAGCCAGCCTGCAGAAAAAAGCGCAGCAGCACGAACTGGACCGTCAGAACAAATACGCGCAGCTGCAGACGCAGGAAGCGCAGTTCAACGAAGACCTGCAGAAACGCCTCGACGAGACCATCAAGAAATTCAACGCAGACAAACGTTATTCCTTTATCTTCTCTTACCGCGCCGGCGCCAGTAACATTCTCTATAAAGATGACGCGTTCAACATCACCACTGAAGTGATCAAAGCGCTGAACGAGGCTTCTCCTGCTAAAAAATAA